The Sebastes umbrosus isolate fSebUmb1 chromosome 23, fSebUmb1.pri, whole genome shotgun sequence genome contains a region encoding:
- the sypl1 gene encoding synaptophysin-like protein 1, which produces MMTGFRLNLSPLKEPLGFVKLVEWLTAIFAFGCCSGYSGKNIISLFCGDGTNETLNANFHYPFRLAQVPLVDGNATLCNRSVTTTHMVGDSASASEFFVGIAVVCFLYSMVALLVYLGYMHVYKDSDFGPIFDFVITAILVFLWLVCSSAWAKGLQNVKDATGTEGIGRTLALCKGSNVTCEVTEFASMRTLNISVVFGYLNMFVWAGNAWFVYKETRWHSKKFSTSQPGPGRQQVPAPI; this is translated from the exons ATGATGACCGGATTTCGGCTGAACTTGTCGCCTCTAAAGGAGCCTCTGGGCTTCGTCAAGCTGGTGGAGTGG CTCACGGCCATATTTGCTTTTGGATGCTGCAGCGGATACTCGGGGAAGAACATCATATCTCTCTTCTGCGGCGATGGCACCAATGAAACTCTCAATGCCAACTTCCACTACCCGTTTAG GTTGGCCCAGGTCCCGCTCGTCGACGGGAACGCCACTCTTTGTAACCGCTCCGTCACAACGACACACATGGTGGGGGACTCGGCCTCCGCGTCCGAGTTCTTTGTCGGCATCGCCGTCGTCTGCTTCCTGTACAGCATGGTGGCTCTGTTGGTGTATTTAGGCTACATGCACGTCTACAAGGACTCCGACTTTGGACCCATTTTT GACTTTGTGATCACAGCGATCCTGGTCTTTCTGTGGCTGGTGTGTTCGTCCGCCTGGGCAAAGGGCCTGCAGAATGTGAAGGACGCCACGGGCACTGAAGGCATCGGCCGCACGCTGGCGCTCTGCAAGGGGAGCAACGTCACCTGCGAGGTCACAGAGTTCGCCAGCATGCGGACCCTCAACATCTCTGTG GTGTTTGGCTACCTCAACATGTTCGTGTGGGCGGGCAACGCCTGGTTCGTGTACAAGGAGACCCGTTGGCACTCCAAGAAATTCTCCACTTCTCAGCCCGGACCTGGAAGGCAACAGGTCCCCGCACCCATCTAA